CGTCACGTCATACAATAGAACTTCATACTCGCCCGCCCGCGCAACCTCAATTACCAATGTCGTCACAGCATTAAACGGATTGGGATAGGCGGACAATGTGAACTTGTCAGATAGAAGCACTTGCGGTGTCGGCGCTACAAACTCGCTCGTGTCATGATGCGCTGTGTCTGGATCAGAATTCAGCCAAGGGATGAATCTTATGCTGTCATCCACGCTGGCGCCTTGTCCCGCAGGATTATTCTGCGGATGAAACGGCCCGCTCTCATGTCCCCACCAATTTTGACGTGCGTCAACGACTGAATTGCCTTCCACAAAGAAATCCATTCCGGGAAAATCCTGAGCAAACGAATTCAAACGTAGGTAGATTGTGTCATGCACAGCCATGTCCTCGATTGCTATCTGAGGTTTGTTTAACGTCAAGCTATCTCCGAAGATTGTACTCATAATCTCAGCTGAGCTTTTCAGGCGAATCCCTGACGCAATGCCGCGAATGTCGTGCGTTTGGTCCACTCGGTTGCTGTCCATCTTACACAGAAATCCGCGCTCAACATTATTACAGTGAACATAGATCGGTTCGCCTCCCGACGATGGATTTCCGCCCGGCGAGCCACAATCGATAAATCGATTATTAGTCAACTCGATTGCACATTCCCAGCCTTTTTGTTGCTGAAAACACGTGTCAATAACCTCTAATATTCCCGAACCTCCATATCTGACATTCTCGAAAATACAATCTCGAATCTTTGAGCCACATCGCGGCCTGATTTGGATAGCTTGAATACTCAATGTGTCCAGCCCAAGAAAATGGCATCGTTCAATGACCAGACTATCACCTTGCCCGAGAAACATGCGCGTACCTCCGCGGTGGGTGAATAGGCAATCCCTAATGTACCCGCCGCGACCCGCTGTTACTAATCCAAGTGTCGCACCGTCAAACCAAGTGCTGTCCGCATACAACCGACCTCGCCATAAACCTGTGTACACCGCCGTTCTAAGAGATCCAATAAAGCGGCAATTCTTGACAGTTATTCTGTCAATTTGTGAAATTCCGCTTTGCACAGAATCAAAAATGCAACGCTCGAATGTGACCTCTCGAACTGTCGTATCGCCGACTATCCCTGCCGGTCTTGTGCCGGGTCTTCCCCATGTCATCTCACTCCTATTGCGGAACACGATATCCTCGAAATTCACTTTGCCACCGGTCAGCGTCACGCAGCGCAATGTGTCTGAACCTGCGAGGTCGGTCGGATCTATGACAGAGAATTCAGTCGTTTGGGAATCAATTCTCGCTTCACCGCGTATCAAGAAGTCTATTGGCGGTGCGACTAGTGACTCAATATACTCCCCGGGCGCAACAAGAATTGTGTCGCCGTTAAGTACAGCGCTTAATGCAAGTTGAATGGTCGGATACTCGCTGGGAACACGCAAGACGGCGCCTGAAGTCAGACTGATGCACGCAGCGAATGACATGAGAAATGCGATTGCTGCTCTCATGGACAGCTCAACACACCGTAACTTAGTGTGCCTTCGGCTTTACAGTTGGAATCACAATCATCACAATCCAATCCCTCATCACAAGGGCGCTTGCAAACATGGAGTCGATAACTGTACGCGGCATACAAATATACGGACTTTTGTCCGTCACAGAATTGATTTGAGCAGTTGGAACTGACTGAATCCACAAGCGATGAACTGCCGACCTTTTCGACAATTACACATGAGTTGCAATTGCAGGATTTTATGCAACTGTAGACTTTTGCTGATAACGTGTAGTACCCATTGCAACCGACCTGAAAAACCGAGGACTGTGTGCAGCCCGCCAATGAACTTCCACAGTCTTCAAAATCGCCAGAACAAGTTTGATCAACCGCGCTGACGCAAATCGTACACTGCGCAAAAATCTGCGCATTTCCAAAACACAAAAAAACCGCAAGCATAACCGCTGCGGTAAAGGTGGAAGGTGCTTTCCTCATCGCGTGCCTCCGTTTTCGGCTATGTTTTCCGCCCTATCGTGCACCGCCCTTTGGTGCACGGTACAGAAGATAATGCCGGAATCACTAATTGTCAAGCCTCTCAACCCCCAATCACGCCTCTCCATTTTCCCCCTAAATCCCGTAAGTTCAATGCCAAAATCCTTTAACTGCAAACTGAACAAATGTTTATAAAAATGCATTTTTTGTGGAACAAATACTTGACACATACGTTCATAAAGTGTATATTGCATTCAGAATTCGCTGCATCTTCTCATCACATAAAAGAGAAAAGCGGATGCGATTAGCACCCGCTATCTAATATCCTATTTCTATTTTCCTGGTTTGCTATCTAAGGGCTTTGCCCACCGCCAATTCCAGCGCGATCAAGCTTGACTGATACTCAAGCTCTTTTGACAGATGATCCGTCTCAGCACGTTCATAAGTCACCTGCGCATCTCTTAAAGAGAGTGCCGAGGTCGCACCCAAACGATAGCGTTCGCGCTCAAGTTCTAATGTACGATTGGCAAGCTCTCGATTGCGATTTGTTATCTGCATCTGATCATATACCGTCTCGAGATTGCGAAACGCTTCCCGCACCCCGCGTTCAACCGATAACCGCAAATCCCGCTCGGATTCCTTTGCCCGCTGCAAATCCACACGTTTCGATTGCACGTCGTATTCGCGGGCAAAACCGTCGAAGATGTTCCAACTCAAGCTTGCATAATACGTCGTATTCCGGTTGCGCGGGTCAAGCGTAAATGCCTGATCTGCACCCGACTGCTCGCTGGCCGAACGCGATGCGCCAATACTGACACGCGGCAGATAGGCTCCCTTCGAATAGCCGACGTTGCTCCGTGCCTGCTTAACCTGAAGCACCGCGATCTCCAAATCCGTGCGGTTCTGCCAGGCCTGCGAAACTAAATTGTCCAACTCAAATTGATAGGGTGACAAACCGCCCGCTTCGGAAATCGGGAAACGGCTCTCCAAAGCGATTCCCAATGTTTGATTGAGTTCTTCCCGCCGCTTCTCAAGCTCGCGTTCAGAGCTGGCAATCGTATTCTCAGCCGTCCCCAACTCGATTTCTGCCTGCAGCACGTCAAGCTCCGTCACCGCGCCCACTTCAAACCGGGCCTTCGCCAAATCAAATGCATCCTGCCGCTGATCACGCAGGCGCTTGTTCAGCGCGACGACCTTCTCCAAGGTCAACACGCCCACAACCTGCTGAGCAATCGTCCGCGTCAGCGTCTTGTGAGCCTCTTCCACGGAAAGCGTGTTAATCTTCTTCTGAGCCTGGGCAATCCTGTACAGAAAGATCCGCTGCCCGCCTTCAAACAACGACAGATTCGCGTTCACGTTCCACGAACTCGACCGCGACTTGCCTTCCGTCGGGTTCTGTGTTACCGTGATTGTATCGAGTTGAAGCTGGCCGTTTGAATCCGGAACAATCACCACTTCTTCAAAACTGATGGGAAGCGAGGAAACGCTTCCGTCCGGATTGCGGAACGTGCGATTCTCAAACTGCGATTCGGAAAAGTCCAAGCCAAGACTAATTGTCGGCAAAAACCGGCCAATGGCCGCAAGGTCGCCGACACGATTCAACTTCAGCGCCAATTCCGATTGCCTGACCTGCGGATTGTTCCGCAACCCTATCGAAACAAGCGAATCAAGCGACAATGGAGACTGGCTGTCAATTCTGACCGGCCGTTCCGCCGCTTGAACACAACCCAACATAATACCCCAGATGACCACCCACCAGATAACACTCCGCACGCTTAGTACTCCAAATACTGATCTTTGATTTCGTACAGGTAGTCGAGCACGGCGTCGTGCTCGTTGGCAACCTTGCCCTCAAGAATTGCTTCTTCAAGAGCGGTCTTAATCTTTCCGACTAAGGGACCCGGCGAGAGGTTGCAAACTCGCATGATTTCCTCGCCCCGTACAGGACTCTGGAACGACCGAAGTTGATCCCCCTCGATGACCTCGGATATTCGCTTCTTCAGTGCCTCAAACTGAGTCAGGTAACGCTTGACTTTTCTGGGGTTAGCTGACGTGATATCCGCGCGGCACAGGGTCAGCAAGTCTTCCAAATCCGCACCCGCGTCCACGATTAACCGCCTGACTGCAGAATCCGTCACCTGCTCACGTGTCAAGTTTATGGGACGCATGTGCAAAGCCGTCATCTTGGTCAATTTTGCGACCGTCTTTTCCGGAAGCTTCAGCCTCCTGCCGATCGGCTTCAACATTCGGCTACCAACATCCTCGTGGCCATGAAAGGTCCAGCCCTGCTCCGGGAAGAAGCGTTTCGTCCTGGGCTTGGCGATATCATGAACCAATGCGGCCAGTCGCATTACCGGGTCATCGGTCAATTCTGAAATCCGGTCAACGACGAGCAGGGTATGATCAAACACGTCCTTGTGGTGATGCTGCCCCACCTGCTCGACTCCGGCGAGGTCTGAGATTTCTTTGAAGATGATTGCCATTACTCCGGTCTCATGCATTAACCGGAGGCCAATCGAGGGTTTACCCGCACTCATCAGCTTCATCAGTTCATCTGTGATGCGCTCCTGGCTGACGATTTTCAGCCGCGGAGCCATTGCCTTGCAGGCTGCCAGCGTCGCGGGATGAATGTCAAACTCAAGCTGTGCCGCAAACCGGAGCGCTCGCATAATGCGCAGCGGATCTTCCGAAAATGTTTGTTCCGGCTCCTTGGGTGTGCGCAAGATTTTTCGCCGCAAGTCGCCGAGACCGTCGTAATGGTCAATCAACTCGCCGAACCGTTCGCCATTCAGACTTGCCGCGAGCGCATTCACCGTAAAGTCCCGCCGTGCGAGATCATCGTCGAGCGCTCCTTCCCAAACTTTCGGTTTGCGCGACTGTGACTCATAGGATTCGGCACGCGCCGTAACGAAATCCAACTGATAACCACGATACGGCACCATAGCCGTTCCGAACCGCTCGAACAGAACCGGCTGTCTTACACCGAATTCCTGCGCGACGTGTTTTGCGAAAGTCACCGCGTCTCCGATGACTGTGAAATCAATGTCCTTGACCTTCTTGCCCAGCAGTTTGTCCCGCACAAATCCACCGACGGCATATATTTCCAGTCCGTGCTCATCTGCGATATGACCCAGTCGCTCGAGAACCCTGGACTCCGAGCGCCGCAGAAGCCTTGTTGTTGCTTTTGTCCTCAAGGTTGTCATCTCTTCGCTCCTCGGCCAAGGCGAGACCTCAGAGCCTTGAGAGTATCCTTCCGCCGTTCGAGAGCATAAGGAGTCGCTGCTGCGGCCAAACCTGCACGGGCATAACTCAGAGCGGCGTCGGAATCTCCTAACATATCCGAGCAATCCATCAATGTGCGATAAAGTCCAATCACTTCGTAACCGTTTTGAAACTCAAGTTGGGTATACTGCTCCAGCAAAACAAGCGCTGACTCGCGTGCCTTCTCCCATTGCTCTGTTCGCTTCTCCAGAGCAAGCTTGGGCATCCAGAATGTACGACTCCTGGGAAATCTCTCCAAACCCGCTTGGACCATGCTGTCGGCAAGTTCGTAATTTTCTTCTTGAAGTGCGAGCCAAACCATCGAGCTTAAGGCTGCGTATTGTGAGAACTTGGAGTGTTTGAGCCCGATGTTCAAATCCTCCCAGCCTTGCCGCTTTGACGGCACTCCCGGCAGCCAACGGAAGAACCCCATATTGCTCGCTGCGGCATAGCGATAGGCGCCCCTCCCGACATAGGCATCGTAAAACTCACTGTCCAGTTCTATGGCTGCATCAAAGTGACTGCGGGAGGCCATTAATCGGCGGATTCCGTCCACAGACCGGCCTTGCCGGTGGCGGGTCAGACCGGATACCGAGTAGGCTGCACCAATCAAGTACTCACGTTCTGCAGCCGCGCTATCTGGAGCCAGCTGTTCCCACTCTTTACAGACCGCGAGACACGTTTCGACATGCTGTTCAAGCTCTGCTGTGCCTGTTGTGTCTTCAAAATCACAAAGCTTTGCATATATTACACTTGCACGGGCATATGCCCCCGCAGGGTGAGTCGGCCATTCTTTATCCAACTGCTGACAGATGGAATCGGCCGCTTCATAATAATGTCCCATCAGCGTGTCAAAGAGTGCTCTATAGCCGTCAAGTGGGCTTGGCTGCACGTGATTTTGTGCGAAAGATATTTCACACGTGCAGGCAAGTAAGAGGCAAGTTACTGTAAAGCTGGAATGACACACCACGGATTGCAAAAACCTATGCGCTGATTATTCAATAGTTTTGACAGATGGAAGGTACGACAATTGAGTCAAAAAACAAATATCAGGACGCAAATCACTTTTAAGAAAGTGCTTTAATCTCTGGAGTTACGGCCGCGAATTGACTATATTTTAGGGATTTCATGGAACGGGCTGGATAAAACTGTGACAGGACGGGAATGGTAAGTTTGAGGGCAAGATATCTGAGAGGTCTGCTGGCGACCGGACTGCTCAGTTTTGCTATTGCAGCAGCGACTGGAGCCGAACGGGTTCCGGTCTTGCTTGTCCTCGAACCCGAGCCGTTCGTTATTCAGAATGTCCGGGAAGAGGCAGGCCGGTCATTAGACCTTGGTACTTCCCATGAGCTTGCGATTCGAGCGGCTCAAGATCACGCAAATGTAACTCAAGCAAACCTGCTGAAGAGGCTTGCTGAGTTGGAAGAGGCAGGTCAAGTATCGGATATTCGCTCATTCTGGGTTGCCAATGCGATTGCTTTGAAATGCGAGCCGGAGTTACTGCCCGTACTTGAACGACTTCCCGAGGTCGTAGAGATTCAAGACGAGCAGCTGCTTGGATTACTTCCGATAGCCCCTCCCGTGGCGGAAGGCCGCCGAAATCCCCTTGATGACGGAGTCACGGTTGCCTTAACTGATATCCGGGCGCCTGAAGCATGGGCTTTAGGGCTGACCGGAGTTGGTGTACTGCTTGCCAATTTCGATTCAGGAGTACTGGGTACGCATCCCGCGTTGTCGTCGAGATGGCGGGGTAACAACGGGCATCCGGCGAATCATTGTTGGTTTGACCTTGTCGAACCGATTACTCCGACTCCCGGTGACAACGATGGTCACGGGACTTTGACTATGGGGCTGCAATGCGGTTTAGGCGCCAGTGACACCGTTGGCGTCGCGTTCAATGCACAGTTCATTGCCGCCGCCGTTGCGGAAGGCGGTTTTACGATTACAAATGCGCTTCAAGCGTTCGAGTGGATACTTGACCCGGACGGGAATCCGGCCACTTTTGACGATGTCCCCCGTGTGCTTTCCAATTCGTGGGGATTTAACGGCGGAATTGACGTATGCAACAACCTGCTGCATTCGGCTCTTGATTTAGCTGAAGCCGCAGGAATAGCGGTGGTATGGTCGGCAGGCAACGAGGGTCCTGCCAGCGGCACAATGAGAAATCCTGCCAATCGTGCGGACAATGCTGTTTCCGGTTTCGCGGTCGGAGGATGGGACGGAGTGGTAGATTCGGTTTGGGTGTCTTCCAGCCGTGGGCCATCTCCCTGTTCCGCCGATATGACGCTGCGAATCAAGCCCGAGATTGTCGCACCGTCACGAGATGTGCGCTCGACGTATCTGGGCACCGGTTATGCATCCAGCAGCGGCACATCCTTCTCGGCTCCGCTTGCGGCCGGCACGCTGGCATTGATGATTGAAGCCAATCCGCTGCTTCCGCCCGATTCTCTACTCGAACTTCTGATGTTCACGGCGGTGGATGAGGGTCCCGCCGGACTGGACAATCATTCCGGTTATGGCAGACTGGACGCCTACATGGCCTGTCAAGCGGCGTTAACCGGATTGGGCTGGGTGCGCGGCCATGTGCAGAATCAGTTCGGCACTCCGATTGCCGCAAACATTGATGTTCTGGATCAGCCGCATCACACCGTCAGCGATGCCAACGGCAACTTCACATTTCCCTATCCCGCATGGCTGCCTTGTGAAATACAGGTTGTTGCAAGCGGCCACAGCCCGCAGTCGTCTTCGCTCTCGGTTTCCCCACAGGACACGACCTATGTCACACTTACGTTGCAGACGACTCAAGAAGGAATTCTGACAGGCAATGTCATCGATTGCCGGGGGCTTCCCGCCAGCGGCGCGTTCCTGACAATTCTGGAGCAGCCGTCACTGCAAACGACCAGCGATGCCAATGGAAGATTCGTGATGACGCTACAGCCCGGACAATACTCGCTCGCTTGTTCGAGTGTGGTGTGCGGCTCGGTGGTTGTGCCGCAGGTTCAGATTCAGTCGGGCGCGGTCACGGATATTGAAGTGGTGCTGCCGCTGAATCCGGCGTTTCTCTGTTCCGAGCCTGACAATTTCGGCTATTTCCTCTGCGACAACAACGATCCCGGAGGACCGTCAGAAACGTACTCGTCGGTTTCGCCGACGACAGGAGGGAGAGGTGTCATACATAACCTTGCGGACGACGGTAATGTTCCGCTGGCGCTGCCGTTTCCGGTCACATTTTACGGCAACACCTACAATAGGATTTTTCTGAATTCAAACGGCATCGTGAGCTTCGTGCGGTACGCGACTGCCTACAACAATCTGCAGTTACCGTACAATCTGACTCCGGCGCTGTTTCCGTTCTGGGACGATTTCAGCGACAATCTCGGCGGGCATATTCTCTCCGATTACAATCCGGCTGAAGGCACCTACACACTGGAGTGGTTCGAAATTCCGTACTTCATTTCCATTCCGCCTCCAACGGACAGTGCAAACTTTCAGCTCGTCATCTATGACCAGTCTGTCGTGCCGACACAAAGCGGAAACAATGTGTTTGAATTTAGATACGGCAGGATTCCAAGAAACGGCAGTGCGACGATTGGGATTGACCGCGCACAAGGGAATCAATATGTGAGATACGGCTTCAACGGCACATGGGAGCCGCATGCAGTACCGGCGGCGGAGGGTGTGACCGTGAGAGTTGCGGACGAGGACATATCTTCGGGAGTCCCGTCCATGCAAATTGAGCCGTCGGCGCTTGCGATTGCGCTCGAGCCCGGTGTGTCGCTCGATACGTCCATTTTTGTTCATAACAACGGCAGCGTTCCTTTGGCATATTATGCAAGCGCCTCGCCCATGGCCGCGACAGGCGACGCGGACGAGGACACGCCACCGAACGCAGTTGAGTTTGATGACCCTCCGAAAGGTTCCGCCCCGCTGCGTGCGGAATCATCCGACGACGCGCTCGATGAGTGGATTCCCGACGCAAACGGCTACGCGTGGCGCAGTTCCGACAACGATACGTCGGTGCACTACCAGTTTACGAGCATTGCCAATGTCGGGACGAACGTGGGTATTACATGGGATGATTCGACGTCCTATCCGCGGCCGCTGCCATTCGAGTTTCCGTTCTTCGACCGGGTTTTCAAGAAATATAGCGTGTGCTCGAACGGGTTTATCACATTCTGGTCGCAGGTGCGCAATTACCTGAATGATCCGATGGTCACCGCGCGCGACCCCTACTACGCGATTGCGGCCTATTGGACGGACCTGAATCCCTCCGCAGGCGGACAAATCTGGGAATACTATGACCAGATAAACAATCGCTTCATCGTACAATGGAATCGCATTCCGCCTTTCGGCGCCCCCTCGTCCAATACGCTGACGTTTCAAGCAATACTTTATCCGGACGGCGGCATCGATCTTGTCTATGAGCATATGTACCATCCTGTTCAGCTCAAGACAGTCGGCATTAAGGGCGGGCGAAGTTCGCAGACCCTGCAGCTTTCCCACAACGGCAGTCTGGTGGACAGTCTGATGACTCTGCGCATTGCGCGACCGGACACCGCCGATGCTTCGCTGCGTATCTTGAGCGGTAGTTACGCGGTGGTTCCTCCGCAAGGTGTTCAGGAGATTCGCCTGCGGTTCAAAAATAATTCGCTCAGTCAGGGCGTTATGTCCCTGCCGCTTACAATTCAGTCGTCGGATGAAGATGCGGGCGGAACCGGCGTGAGTTTCCTGCTTCAGGGGGGCACACCGTTCGTACCGCAGACGGTGATTGCCTCGCAGAACGGCATATTAAGTTTACATTGGGTTGCGCACGAGGCGAATAGTTATACGATTTGGACGTCGCTGCCCAATGATACCGTGTTTGTTCCGCTGGTCACATCGATTGCGGACACTCACTATACGCTCGGCGTCCCTGCGGACGCGGCGCGTGCCTATGCGGTGACTTTGAACGGCGGTGCGCCGCCGAGACCCGGGAATTAGATCAAGTTTCGTAAATAGTATCTGTGTATTTGTACTTTCTGCGGCCTATTGGCCCGCGCGATGCATTGAGGTGTCTTATGTTACGTTCGCTCACTTTGTTATTCATTTTCCTCTTCGGAGCCGTGGCGGCATATGCAGCCGATGACGCTCCGCATCACTCGTTAATTCGTGTTTTCGGTAAAGATCTCGCTCATGAAAAGAAACTGCTGAGCGACGATATGCTTGACATCATGCCTCAGGACGGCGCACCCGGAGTTTTGGTGGCCGCACTGCCGCACAACTTTGATTACCTGGCGAGTCTGGGTTACCGGTGGGATGTCATTCATCAGGATTTGGAAGAGTTCTACGCTCGCCGCGCCCGTGAAGGCGGTTCGCTCGACTTAATGGGCGGTTACAAGACGCACGTGGAAATCCTCGCGGCGATGGATTCGATACACGCGAACCATCCCAGCATCACCACGGCGCGATTCTCCATTGGGACAACGCTTGAGGGCCGGGACATCTGGGCGATGAAAATAAGCGACAATCCCGATCAGGACGAAGAGGAGATCGAGCTGCTTTATGACGCGCTGATCCATTCACGCGAACCGGCGGCGATGGAAGTGCTGTTCCTTTTCATGGACCACCTGACTGACCAATACGGAGTCAATCAGCATATTACCGACCTCGTGAACACACGCGAGTTCTACTTCATTCCCTGCATCAATGTAGACGGTTATCTTTACAATCAGCAAACGAATCCCAATGGCGGCGGCATGTGGCGCAAGAACCGGCGCAACAACGGCGGAGGAAGCTATGGTGTGGATTTGAACCGGAACTGGGGATTCAACTGGGGTTTCGACAATAACGGCTCCTCGCCGACACCGAGTTCGGAAACGTATCGCGGCACAGGCCCGTTCTCAGAGCCCGAGACTCAGGTGATGCGCGACTTCATCAACTCGCGCAATTTCACCGTGGCAATGAATTACCATACTTATTCCAACTTGATTCTCTATTCGTGGGGATCATCGGGATATCAGGGTGGTTTCACGGCAGACGATGCGACTTTTCAACTGATGGGTGACTCGATGCAGTTTTACATCCAGCAGGTGAACGGAGCCGTCTACACGGTCGGACAACCGTGGGCTGTGCTGTACGATGTGAACGGCGACTGCAACGACTGGTGCTACGGCGAGCAGACTACAAAGCCGAAGATTTTCGGCTTCACGACCGAAGTTGGCGGCGCCAGCGACGGATTTTGGCCTGCGCCGAATCGCATTCTTCCTCTCGCACAAGAGAATTTGCCTGCGAACATATTCGTCGCGCGATATGCTGTGAATCTTGTGCCGCCGGACTATCAAGTCAAGCGAGTAAGGCAGTTTCAGGAAGAGCTGAACGGTGACAACGACGGCACGGTAGAGCCGGGCGAAGGAGTGGGTTTGACCATCTACTTACGCAATACCGGATTGCTGAGTTTAGGTGAGCTTACCGGAGTCTTGACCACGAGTACACCCAACGTGACCATATTAA
This region of bacterium genomic DNA includes:
- a CDS encoding T9SS type A sorting domain-containing protein; the encoded protein is MRAAIAFLMSFAACISLTSGAVLRVPSEYPTIQLALSAVLNGDTILVAPGEYIESLVAPPIDFLIRGEARIDSQTTEFSVIDPTDLAGSDTLRCVTLTGGKVNFEDIVFRNRSEMTWGRPGTRPAGIVGDTTVREVTFERCIFDSVQSGISQIDRITVKNCRFIGSLRTAVYTGLWRGRLYADSTWFDGATLGLVTAGRGGYIRDCLFTHRGGTRMFLGQGDSLVIERCHFLGLDTLSIQAIQIRPRCGSKIRDCIFENVRYGGSGILEVIDTCFQQQKGWECAIELTNNRFIDCGSPGGNPSSGGEPIYVHCNNVERGFLCKMDSNRVDQTHDIRGIASGIRLKSSAEIMSTIFGDSLTLNKPQIAIEDMAVHDTIYLRLNSFAQDFPGMDFFVEGNSVVDARQNWWGHESGPFHPQNNPAGQGASVDDSIRFIPWLNSDPDTAHHDTSEFVAPTPQVLLSDKFTLSAYPNPFNAVTTLVIEVARAGEYEVLLYDVTGRVAANVFRGKIENRASVSVDASELASGVYFAQLRRADGVLAVGKVLLIR
- a CDS encoding TolC family protein; amino-acid sequence: MRSVIWWVVIWGIMLGCVQAAERPVRIDSQSPLSLDSLVSIGLRNNPQVRQSELALKLNRVGDLAAIGRFLPTISLGLDFSESQFENRTFRNPDGSVSSLPISFEEVVIVPDSNGQLQLDTITVTQNPTEGKSRSSSWNVNANLSLFEGGQRIFLYRIAQAQKKINTLSVEEAHKTLTRTIAQQVVGVLTLEKVVALNKRLRDQRQDAFDLAKARFEVGAVTELDVLQAEIELGTAENTIASSERELEKRREELNQTLGIALESRFPISEAGGLSPYQFELDNLVSQAWQNRTDLEIAVLQVKQARSNVGYSKGAYLPRVSIGASRSASEQSGADQAFTLDPRNRNTTYYASLSWNIFDGFAREYDVQSKRVDLQRAKESERDLRLSVERGVREAFRNLETVYDQMQITNRNRELANRTLELERERYRLGATSALSLRDAQVTYERAETDHLSKELEYQSSLIALELAVGKALR
- a CDS encoding HD domain-containing protein, producing MTTLRTKATTRLLRRSESRVLERLGHIADEHGLEIYAVGGFVRDKLLGKKVKDIDFTVIGDAVTFAKHVAQEFGVRQPVLFERFGTAMVPYRGYQLDFVTARAESYESQSRKPKVWEGALDDDLARRDFTVNALAASLNGERFGELIDHYDGLGDLRRKILRTPKEPEQTFSEDPLRIMRALRFAAQLEFDIHPATLAACKAMAPRLKIVSQERITDELMKLMSAGKPSIGLRLMHETGVMAIIFKEISDLAGVEQVGQHHHKDVFDHTLLVVDRISELTDDPVMRLAALVHDIAKPRTKRFFPEQGWTFHGHEDVGSRMLKPIGRRLKLPEKTVAKLTKMTALHMRPINLTREQVTDSAVRRLIVDAGADLEDLLTLCRADITSANPRKVKRYLTQFEALKKRISEVIEGDQLRSFQSPVRGEEIMRVCNLSPGPLVGKIKTALEEAILEGKVANEHDAVLDYLYEIKDQYLEY
- a CDS encoding S8 family serine peptidase produces the protein MVSLRARYLRGLLATGLLSFAIAAATGAERVPVLLVLEPEPFVIQNVREEAGRSLDLGTSHELAIRAAQDHANVTQANLLKRLAELEEAGQVSDIRSFWVANAIALKCEPELLPVLERLPEVVEIQDEQLLGLLPIAPPVAEGRRNPLDDGVTVALTDIRAPEAWALGLTGVGVLLANFDSGVLGTHPALSSRWRGNNGHPANHCWFDLVEPITPTPGDNDGHGTLTMGLQCGLGASDTVGVAFNAQFIAAAVAEGGFTITNALQAFEWILDPDGNPATFDDVPRVLSNSWGFNGGIDVCNNLLHSALDLAEAAGIAVVWSAGNEGPASGTMRNPANRADNAVSGFAVGGWDGVVDSVWVSSSRGPSPCSADMTLRIKPEIVAPSRDVRSTYLGTGYASSSGTSFSAPLAAGTLALMIEANPLLPPDSLLELLMFTAVDEGPAGLDNHSGYGRLDAYMACQAALTGLGWVRGHVQNQFGTPIAANIDVLDQPHHTVSDANGNFTFPYPAWLPCEIQVVASGHSPQSSSLSVSPQDTTYVTLTLQTTQEGILTGNVIDCRGLPASGAFLTILEQPSLQTTSDANGRFVMTLQPGQYSLACSSVVCGSVVVPQVQIQSGAVTDIEVVLPLNPAFLCSEPDNFGYFLCDNNDPGGPSETYSSVSPTTGGRGVIHNLADDGNVPLALPFPVTFYGNTYNRIFLNSNGIVSFVRYATAYNNLQLPYNLTPALFPFWDDFSDNLGGHILSDYNPAEGTYTLEWFEIPYFISIPPPTDSANFQLVIYDQSVVPTQSGNNVFEFRYGRIPRNGSATIGIDRAQGNQYVRYGFNGTWEPHAVPAAEGVTVRVADEDISSGVPSMQIEPSALAIALEPGVSLDTSIFVHNNGSVPLAYYASASPMAATGDADEDTPPNAVEFDDPPKGSAPLRAESSDDALDEWIPDANGYAWRSSDNDTSVHYQFTSIANVGTNVGITWDDSTSYPRPLPFEFPFFDRVFKKYSVCSNGFITFWSQVRNYLNDPMVTARDPYYAIAAYWTDLNPSAGGQIWEYYDQINNRFIVQWNRIPPFGAPSSNTLTFQAILYPDGGIDLVYEHMYHPVQLKTVGIKGGRSSQTLQLSHNGSLVDSLMTLRIARPDTADASLRILSGSYAVVPPQGVQEIRLRFKNNSLSQGVMSLPLTIQSSDEDAGGTGVSFLLQGGTPFVPQTVIASQNGILSLHWVAHEANSYTIWTSLPNDTVFVPLVTSIADTHYTLGVPADAARAYAVTLNGGAPPRPGN